A stretch of DNA from Thermanaerosceptrum fracticalcis:
GATTAGCCAGGAATTCCGGGTAATGGTGTTCACAATACTTAACCCAGCCGGGGCTGCAGGAGGTAATCAGAGGCAGCTTGCCGCCTTCCTTGACGCGCTCCAATAACTCACTGCCCTCTTCCAGGATGGTCAGATCAGCAGTAAAATCGGTGTCAAAAACCTTGTCAAAGCCCAAACGTCTCAAAGCTGCCACCATCTTTTTGGTTACGGAAGTTCCTACAGGATAACCAAATTCCTCTCCGAGAGCCACCCTGACAGCAGGAGCCGTTTGCACAATAACATGCTTATCCGGGTCATTGAGGGCTTCCCATACTCTCTGGGTATGGTCTTTTTCCCGCAGTGCGCCAACGGGACATACATTAATACACTGCCCGCAGAAAGTACAGTTGACTTCATTGAGGGTTCTGTGGAAAGGCGGCGCCACCAGGCTTTCAAAACCTCTCTCCGTTAAACCCAATACCCCCACACCCTGTACCTGATTACAAACAGCGACACAGCGACGGCAAAGGATACACTTGTCTGGAATTCTTTCAATAGATGGTGAGGAGAGGTCAGGTTCAAAAGCGGTGTTGGCACCTGTAAAACGAATATCCTTAATACCCAGCTTCTTGGCCAGGGCCTGGAGTTCACAATTGGTGCTCCTGTTACAGGTTAAACATTCCATGGGATGATTGGAGAGAATTAACTCTACCACAGCCTTTCTGGCTTCTCTGATGGACGGTGTATTGGTTTTTACTTCCATTCCTTCAGCCACGGGATAAACACAGGATGCCTGTAAGCCCCTGGCCCCCTTAATCTCAACCAGGCAGACACGGCAAGCACCGATTTTATTGATTTCTTTCAAATAACATAGAGTAGGTATATCTATCCCGGCTTGTTGTGCGGCTTCAAGCACTGTGGTACCTGCAGGAACCCGCACTACTTGGCCGTCGATTGTTAAGGTTACCATTTCCATAAATAGTCACACTCCTCGACTCTATTTGGTATGGGCCTCTACTCTTTGATAACGGCCGCAAATTTACATTTTTCTAAGCAGGCACCACACTTAATACACTTTTCCACATCAATAACATAAGGCTCTTTAACCTTACCACTTATCGCGTTGGTGGGACAGTTCCGCGCACACAGACCGCAACCACGGCATTTTTCGGCCAGAATCTTATAAGTTAAGAGGGCTTGACAAACCCCGGCGGGACACTTCTTGTCGTAGATATGGGCTTCGTATTCGTGACGGAAATAGCGCAGAGTGCTTAATACCGGGTTAGGAGCAGTCTGTCCCAGACCGCACAAGGAAGCATTCTTAATGGTCTTGGCTAAAGTCTCCAGGTTTGTTAAGTCTTCAGGGGTTCCCTTACCTTCAGTTATCTTGGTGAGGATTTCCAGCATGCGTTTGGTTCCGATACGACAGGGAGGACACTTGCCGCAGGATTCATCCTGGGTAAATTCCAGGAAGAAGCGGGCAATGTCTACCATACAGTTGTCTTCGTCCATGACAATGAGCCCGCCTGAACCCATCATGGAACCAATAGCCGTCAGGTTATCATAGTCTATTTCAATATCAAGAAGCTCGGCAGGGATGCAGCCGCCGGAAGGGCCTCCTGTTTGGGCTGCCTTAAACTTCTTGCCCTTAGGTATTCCGCCGCCGATATCATAAATAATAGTTCTTAGTGTGGTACCCATAGGAACTTCAATAAGTCCCGTGTTATTGATTTTTCCGGCAAGGGCAAATACTTTGGTGCCTTTGCTCTTCTCCGTACCCATGGAAGCAAACCATTCCCAGCCGTTGCGTATAATTGGCGGTACGTTAGCAAAAGTTTCTACGTTATTAATAATGGTTGGTTTACCCCAAAGACCGGCCACAGCAGGGAAAGGTGGTCTTGGCCTGGGTTCGCCTCTCCGTCCTTCAATAGAGGTTAAGAGAGCTGTCTCTTCACCGCAGACAAAAGCCCCGGCGCCTAAACGAATATCAATATCAAAGTCAAAGCCTTTACTAAAGATATTCTTTCCTAAAAGACCCAGTTCACGGGCTTGTTTGATGGCAGTCTGCAGCCGTTCTACGGCAATTGGATATTCCGCCCGCACATAAATGTATCCCTGGTTGGCACCGATGGCATAACCGGCAATGGCCATAGCCTCCAGAACAGCATGGGGGTCACCCTCCAGCACACTCCTGTCCATAAAAGCACCGGGATCCCCTTCGTCAGCATTGCAGACTACATATTTCTGGTCCCCTTGGGATTTGCTGGCAAATTCCCACTTAACACCGGTGGGGAAACCGCCGCCTCCCCGGCCTCTCAGGCCTGATTTTTTAATAACGTCAATGACTTCTTGCGGGGTCATCTCATGAAGTACCTTGGCCAGGGCAAAATAGCCGTCACGGGCAATATACTCCTCGATAACCTCAGGGTTAATATGGCCGCAGTTGGCCAGGGCCACCCTTTTCTGATGTCTGAAGAACTCAATATTATCGAATTCAAGGGTCCTGGTTTCCTTGTCAGGTTCATGGTATAAAAGCCGCTGTACAGGACGCCCTTTTATAAAATGTTCTTCAACGATTTCATTAACATCCTGGGTTTTGACCTGGCAGTAAAAAGTTCCCTCAGGATAAACCACCATAATGGGACCCAAATTACAAAAGCCGAAACAGCCTGTTTCTACAACCTTGATTTCTTTATCTAAGCCTTTTTCTGCTAATTGTTTAAGAAGTTCCCTTCTTACAAGCTGACTGTCCGAAGAAGTACACCCAGTACCGGCACAAACCAGTACGTGGGAACGATAAAATTCCATGAAAACTCCTCCTTATCCTACGCCTGACCGGCCTATTCTTCCAGATTCACTAACCACTCGGTAACCGGCTGGTTATTGACAATATGCTGCACGATAATTTTTTTCACATTCTCCGGGGTTACCTTCCCGTACATATAGGGGTTTTTCCCGGGGACCGTGACAGTTACGATAGGCTCTTTATGGCAGAGTCCAGGGCATCCAGTCTGAGTCACATGGATATTAGCAAGACCACGGGTGTTAAGTTCCTCGATCACCGCAGTGAGAACCTCCCGGGCACCGTTGGAGATACCACAGGTCCCCATAGCAACGGTAATTGTAGATGCTCCCGTATTTTCACGAACTGAAATCGTCTTTTCCGCCTTTTCCTTAATGGCTTTTAATTCCTCCAAAGACCGCATTCAGCCGTCCCCCTTTCACTTACTCTCAACATATTTTTTTACTATATCAGCTACGTCCTGAACAGTCAGTCGACCATGAACATTATCATTAACGGTCAACACAGGTGCCAAACCACAGGCACCCAGACACCGGCATGCTTCCAAAGTAAACATTCCATCTTCTGTGGTTTCGCCCACTTTAATTTTTAACTGTTTTTCAAATTCCGCCAGGATATCACCTGCGCCTTTTACATAACAGGCCGTACCCAGGCAAACGCTGATTTTGTACTTGCCTTTGGGCACTGTGGAGAAAAGGGTATAAAAACTTACTACACCATAAACTTCACTAAGAGGGATACCCAACTTTTCCGCAATGTAGGCCTGAACATTTTCGGGTAGATAACCCAGGGCCTGCTGGGTTTGGTGCAATACAGGAATCAACGACCCCGCCTGACCTTTGTACCTTTCAACAATCTGGTCAATGAAGGTGTAAATTTCTGGTTCGTTACCTGCATTGCACTGGCATTGACAACTCATTGTACATTCCTCCTTACTGAATCAATTATAACATTAGGAAAATATGTGATAGTCTTCACATTTACAATCAACTAATTAGCCCTTTTGCAAGGGCAAAAAGATTACTATAACGCTATAATTTTATCTCATTTTATAAAATATTGTCAATTATACTAAAGTGCTAGTGCCTTCTAGTACTATTAGTAATTTGTGAAACATTCTTACAATTTCATTGTTCCACGTGAAACATATGTTTCCTTCTTTTTCATATTCTGTGTTTTTTAATTTTTTCTTTATATTCATCCTTATATAATATTAGAATGAGTGTTTCACGTGAAACATTCTCTCTTGTTTGTTTAAATTTTTTCCTTAAATATTTTCTCCTTGCAGTACCAGGGCTACAATTCTTTCGAGATCATCGGTACTATAGTAATCAATTTCTATTTTTCCTCTTTCACCCTGGTCCTTAATTTTAACTTTTGTCCCAAAAAGACTCCTTAATTTGGCCTCAATATCCAGCATAATAGGGGAAAGCTTGTTTTCTTTCTCGGTTTTTTCTTCTTTTGCCTTTTTGTTTTCCTCTTCAACGGCCCGCCTGACCAGACTCTCTGTTTCCCGTACGGACAGATTTTTATCACATACTTCCTGGGCAATGGCTATTTGCAGTTCCTCGCCGTTAAGAGCCAGCAAGGGACGAGCATGTCCCACCGTCAACTGTCCCGCAGATAATTTGTCCAAAATAGGATCGGGCAGATTAAGGAGTCTTACCATATTAGCAATAAAAGACCTGCTTTTGGAGATCTTCTGTGA
This window harbors:
- a CDS encoding ParB/RepB/Spo0J family partition protein — translated: MNKKGLGKGLSALIPSSPELVSSDEPVMEIEIHKIRPNSFQPRRRFDEEKLNELAESIKEHGVVQPVVVRPVGPGKYELVVGERRLRACQRLGLEKIPAVVKEFSDGQMMEIALVENIQRQDLNPVEEAVAYKRLMEEFKLTQEQVSQKISKSRSFIANMVRLLNLPDPILDKLSAGQLTVGHARPLLALNGEELQIAIAQEVCDKNLSVRETESLVRRAVEEENKKAKEEKTEKENKLSPIMLDIEAKLRSLFGTKVKIKDQGERGKIEIDYYSTDDLERIVALVLQGENI
- a CDS encoding NADH-dependent [FeFe] hydrogenase, group A6 → MEMVTLTIDGQVVRVPAGTTVLEAAQQAGIDIPTLCYLKEINKIGACRVCLVEIKGARGLQASCVYPVAEGMEVKTNTPSIREARKAVVELILSNHPMECLTCNRSTNCELQALAKKLGIKDIRFTGANTAFEPDLSSPSIERIPDKCILCRRCVAVCNQVQGVGVLGLTERGFESLVAPPFHRTLNEVNCTFCGQCINVCPVGALREKDHTQRVWEALNDPDKHVIVQTAPAVRVALGEEFGYPVGTSVTKKMVAALRRLGFDKVFDTDFTADLTILEEGSELLERVKEGGKLPLITSCSPGWVKYCEHHYPEFLANLSTAKSPQQMFGALAKTYYAEKADIDPTKIFSVSVMPCTAKKFECGRPELQDSGFPDVDAVLTTRELADMIKEAGIDFRSLPEEEYDLPMGITTGAGLIFGATGGVMEAALRTVYELVTGKTLEKVDFVAVRGIEGIKEASIEIPPLGTVKVAVAHGLNNARKLLEKLKDGEADYHFIEIMACPGGCVGGGGQPIVSGPERMKLGEDYRVLRARAIYQEDREMPLRKSHDNPAVKALYEEYLGKPLSHKSHHLLHTHYTKRPKYVALVAQEECYSEKEAACSEEKE
- the nuoF gene encoding NADH-quinone oxidoreductase subunit NuoF; this encodes MEFYRSHVLVCAGTGCTSSDSQLVRRELLKQLAEKGLDKEIKVVETGCFGFCNLGPIMVVYPEGTFYCQVKTQDVNEIVEEHFIKGRPVQRLLYHEPDKETRTLEFDNIEFFRHQKRVALANCGHINPEVIEEYIARDGYFALAKVLHEMTPQEVIDVIKKSGLRGRGGGGFPTGVKWEFASKSQGDQKYVVCNADEGDPGAFMDRSVLEGDPHAVLEAMAIAGYAIGANQGYIYVRAEYPIAVERLQTAIKQARELGLLGKNIFSKGFDFDIDIRLGAGAFVCGEETALLTSIEGRRGEPRPRPPFPAVAGLWGKPTIINNVETFANVPPIIRNGWEWFASMGTEKSKGTKVFALAGKINNTGLIEVPMGTTLRTIIYDIGGGIPKGKKFKAAQTGGPSGGCIPAELLDIEIDYDNLTAIGSMMGSGGLIVMDEDNCMVDIARFFLEFTQDESCGKCPPCRIGTKRMLEILTKITEGKGTPEDLTNLETLAKTIKNASLCGLGQTAPNPVLSTLRYFRHEYEAHIYDKKCPAGVCQALLTYKILAEKCRGCGLCARNCPTNAISGKVKEPYVIDVEKCIKCGACLEKCKFAAVIKE
- a CDS encoding (2Fe-2S) ferredoxin domain-containing protein — encoded protein: MRSLEELKAIKEKAEKTISVRENTGASTITVAMGTCGISNGAREVLTAVIEELNTRGLANIHVTQTGCPGLCHKEPIVTVTVPGKNPYMYGKVTPENVKKIIVQHIVNNQPVTEWLVNLEE
- the nuoE gene encoding NADH-quinone oxidoreductase subunit NuoE, which produces MSCQCQCNAGNEPEIYTFIDQIVERYKGQAGSLIPVLHQTQQALGYLPENVQAYIAEKLGIPLSEVYGVVSFYTLFSTVPKGKYKISVCLGTACYVKGAGDILAEFEKQLKIKVGETTEDGMFTLEACRCLGACGLAPVLTVNDNVHGRLTVQDVADIVKKYVESK